Proteins encoded together in one Polaribacter reichenbachii window:
- a CDS encoding BatD family protein: MLLIFSLLTISLYAQNTELKVSVSKNKLGLNQRLRIEFSVNKQGADDFTPPKFTNFKVIQGPSQSISQSWINGKVSFSKSYTYILKPKRKGELIIGPASIKYNGATINSKMMKIIVLDPIDIPENPNDPDYIAQQNIHLVAEISKSRPYVGEGIYVEYRLYVSENVSVYDTSVTEAPQYNGFWNQEIKINGFPVKMGKYNGEDYRYIVLQKALLIPTKTGKLTLDPMKMDIVIGVPTGRADFFGNVITKNIRKEFASAKKVISPKSLPLEGKPENFTGAVGQFKFDVSLSKEVLKANESSQIKVAVSGKGNLKLFELPTVETPAELEKYQPERKENVRITTDGLSGSVTDTYTVVPQYKGKYKLPSVGFSFFNTKTKKYETINTDDLYVDVTEGKELVTSNSNNVNKKAVVSTGKNFRYIQTQSDFVTNETKDFYKSYLFYILLLLPLLIIPIGILIAKNNEKRNSDVVGLKLRKAEKLARKYLSEAQKQLGKKEAFYEALERALHNYLKAKLNIETSDISKENITKILAEKNIDETTIKHFIDVLKASDFARYTPVTNTEMKQEFERAKQVIVELDKQL; encoded by the coding sequence ATGCTCTTAATATTTAGCTTACTAACCATCTCTTTGTATGCTCAAAATACAGAATTAAAAGTAAGTGTTAGTAAAAATAAACTAGGTTTAAACCAACGCTTAAGAATAGAGTTTTCTGTAAATAAACAAGGTGCAGACGATTTTACACCACCAAAATTTACCAATTTTAAAGTTATTCAAGGGCCAAGCCAATCTATAAGCCAATCTTGGATAAATGGTAAAGTAAGTTTTTCTAAATCGTACACATATATCTTAAAGCCCAAAAGAAAAGGAGAACTTATTATTGGGCCTGCAAGTATAAAATATAATGGCGCTACTATTAATTCTAAAATGATGAAAATTATTGTTTTAGACCCAATAGATATTCCAGAAAACCCAAATGACCCAGATTACATTGCACAACAAAACATACATTTAGTAGCAGAAATCTCTAAATCTAGACCATATGTAGGTGAAGGTATTTATGTAGAATACAGATTGTATGTAAGCGAAAATGTAAGTGTTTACGACACTTCTGTAACAGAAGCACCTCAATACAATGGTTTTTGGAATCAAGAAATAAAAATAAATGGTTTTCCTGTAAAAATGGGAAAATACAATGGCGAAGATTATAGATATATTGTACTTCAAAAGGCGCTTTTAATTCCTACAAAAACAGGTAAACTTACTTTAGATCCAATGAAAATGGATATTGTAATTGGAGTTCCTACAGGTAGAGCAGACTTTTTTGGAAACGTTATAACCAAAAATATTAGAAAAGAATTTGCATCTGCTAAAAAAGTTATAAGCCCTAAAAGTTTACCTTTAGAAGGCAAACCAGAAAACTTTACAGGTGCAGTTGGTCAATTTAAATTTGATGTTTCTTTAAGTAAAGAAGTATTAAAAGCCAATGAATCATCACAAATAAAAGTAGCAGTTTCTGGTAAAGGAAACCTAAAATTATTTGAATTACCAACTGTAGAAACGCCTGCAGAATTAGAAAAATATCAACCAGAAAGAAAAGAAAATGTTAGAATTACTACTGATGGTTTATCTGGATCTGTAACTGATACTTATACTGTTGTTCCACAATATAAGGGTAAATACAAATTACCAAGTGTTGGTTTTTCTTTCTTTAATACTAAGACAAAAAAATACGAAACTATAAATACAGACGATTTATATGTTGATGTTACAGAAGGTAAAGAATTAGTAACAAGCAATTCTAATAATGTAAATAAAAAAGCAGTAGTTTCTACAGGTAAAAACTTTAGATACATACAAACACAGAGTGATTTTGTAACCAATGAAACCAAAGATTTTTACAAATCTTACTTATTTTACATCTTACTTTTATTGCCTTTATTAATTATTCCTATTGGTATTTTAATAGCAAAAAACAACGAAAAACGTAATAGTGATGTTGTAGGTCTAAAATTAAGAAAAGCAGAAAAATTAGCTAGAAAATATTTATCAGAAGCACAAAAACAATTAGGTAAAAAAGAAGCGTTTTATGAAGCTTTAGAACGTGCTTTACATAACTATTTAAAAGCAAAATTAAATATTGAAACGAGTGATATCAGTAAAGAAAACATCACTAAAATACTAGCAGAAAAAAATATAGATGAAACTACTATAAAACATTTTATAGATGTTTTAAAAGCATCAGATTTTGCACGTTACACACCAGTAACAAATACAGAAATGAAGCAAGAGTTTGAAAGAGCTAAACAAGTAATCGTTGAATTAGATAAACAGTTATAA
- a CDS encoding tetratricopeptide repeat protein, producing MKIFLNILVICLMLFSSKEITAQKDSIAQQRKARKMVRQGNKLYEQKQFTDASVAYQKALGNNASYDKASYNLGNALYQNKNFKEAAPQYELSAKTAEDKSSKAEAYHNLGNSMMETKNYQAAVDAYKNSLRNNPNDDETRYNLAVAQKLLDKQNKDNKDNKDNKNKDNKDKKDKDNKDKDDKNKDKDKKDGDDDKDKKDKDDKDKDGKGDKDKDKKQDPNKDDKKDQKHKPKPQQGKMSPQQIKQLLESLNNEEKKTQKKMNAKKAKGKKIKQEKDW from the coding sequence ATGAAAATATTTTTAAACATACTCGTTATTTGCTTAATGCTGTTTTCATCAAAAGAAATTACAGCTCAAAAAGATTCTATTGCCCAGCAACGTAAGGCAAGAAAAATGGTAAGACAAGGCAATAAATTGTACGAACAAAAACAATTTACAGATGCTTCTGTTGCATATCAAAAAGCGTTGGGTAATAATGCCAGTTACGATAAAGCAAGTTACAATTTAGGTAACGCTTTATATCAAAATAAAAACTTTAAAGAAGCTGCTCCACAATACGAACTTTCTGCAAAAACTGCTGAGGATAAATCTTCTAAAGCAGAAGCTTACCATAATTTAGGGAATTCTATGATGGAAACCAAAAATTATCAAGCTGCAGTAGATGCCTATAAAAACTCGTTGAGAAACAACCCAAATGACGATGAAACTCGTTATAATTTGGCAGTTGCTCAAAAATTGTTAGACAAACAAAATAAAGACAACAAGGACAATAAAGACAATAAAAATAAAGACAACAAAGACAAAAAGGACAAGGATAACAAAGATAAAGACGACAAGAATAAGGACAAAGACAAGAAGGATGGTGATGATGACAAAGATAAAAAAGACAAAGACGATAAGGACAAAGATGGTAAAGGTGATAAGGATAAAGACAAAAAACAGGATCCTAATAAAGATGATAAAAAAGATCAAAAGCATAAACCTAAACCACAACAAGGAAAAATGTCTCCTCAGCAAATTAAGCAATTGTTAGAAAGCTTAAACAACGAGGAAAAGAAGACACAAAAGAAAATGAATGCCAAAAAAGCAAAAGGCAAAAAAATAAAACAAGAAAAAGATTGGTAA